A region from the Sorex araneus isolate mSorAra2 chromosome 6, mSorAra2.pri, whole genome shotgun sequence genome encodes:
- the FOLR1 gene encoding folate receptor alpha has product MARGATTPLLLLLMWGVAVWTARPRTQPRTEFLNVCMDAKHHKEKPGPEDKLHQQCSPWKKNACCSVNTSQEAHQDTSYLYRFNWNHCPVKMTPECKRHFIQDTCLYECSPNLGPWIQPIDQSWRKERIVDVPLCKEDCERWWEDCRTSYTCKSNWHKGWNWTSGSNQCPVQAACHPFDFYFPTPAALCNEIWSHSYKMSNYSRGSGRCIQMWFDPEQGNPNEEVARFYAEAMSGAELSRAPLLFLLGPALTLLWLLL; this is encoded by the exons ATGGCCCGAGGGGCGACTACAccgctgctgctcctgctcaTGTGGGGAGTCGCGGTGTGGACCGCGCGGCCCAGGACGCAGCCGCGGACGGAGTTTCTCAACGTCTGCATGGAcgccaagcaccacaaggaaaaGCCGGGCCCCGAGGATAAGCTGCACCAGCAG TGCAGTCCctggaagaaaaatgcctgctgcTCCGTCAACACCAGCCAGGAAGCCCACCAGGATACTTCCTACCTGTATAGATTCAACTGGAACCACTGTCCCGTCAAGATGACACCAGAGTGCAAGCGGCACTTCATCCAGGACACCTGCCTGTATGAGTGCTCCCCCAACCTGGGGCCCTGGATCCAGCCGATCGACCAGAGCTGGCGCAAAGAGAGGATCGTGGACGTGCCGCTGTGCAAGGAGGACTGCGAGCGCTGGTGGGAGGACTGTCGCACCTCCTACACCTGCAAGAGCAACTGGCACAAGGGCTGGAACTGGACCTCAG GCTCTAACCAATGCCCAGTGCAGGCCGCTTGCCACCCCTTCGACTTCTACTTCCCCACCCCGGCTGCCCTGTGCAATGAAATCTGGAGTCATTCCTACAAGATGAGCAACTACAGCCGAGGCAGTGGCCGCTGCATCCAGATGTGGTTTGACCCAGAGCAGGGCAACCCCAACGAGGAGGTGGCCAGGTTCTACGCGGAGGCCATGAGCGGCGCTGAGCTCAGCAGGGCCCCTCTTCTCTTCTTGCTTGGCCCTGCCCTGACGCTGCTCTGGCTGCTTCTCTGA